Genomic DNA from Rhodothermales bacterium:
GCCGAGGCAGGCCCTGTAAACGAAATGAGCGCAAGGCTCATCCATAGAAGGAATAGGTGGATACGCGGCATGGGAGACCTCGGACCTGGCATGGAACGGTTGCAAAGTCATCATACGAGTATCGGAATACACATGCTACCACGTCCGATGCGAAGTTTCCGACCGATTCAGGTTCTGTCTGAAAAATCTTTCAGACAGAAACGCATCCTGACCGTGAGTCAGGATTCAACGCTGTTTTGGAGGTTCTTGCATGCTCCTGGGCGACCAGAACGATTTTTCAGACACGGCCTCGTTCGCCGCTGCGCCATCCATCGACCTATCCCCTGCAACCCACTGGCATCTCAATCGAATACATGCTAGTATTCTAGCACAACAACCCGGACCTGCCCATGCTGCTGACGAACTACTTCAAACTCGCCCTGCGGTCGATCCGCAACCACCCCGGATCCGCCCTGCTCAACCTGGTCGGACTCGCGATGAGCATGGCCGCGGCGCTGGTCATCCTCCTGTTCGTCCGGCATGAACTCAGCTTCGACACCTTCCACGAGGATGCCCCACGCATCTATCGGCTCAACGAGATCCAGTCCTTCACCGGCATCACGCCGCAGCATGTGGCGCTCTCGATGTACCCGATGGGGCCGGCGCTGATGGAAGACTATCCGGAGGTCGAATCCTTCGCACGCATTGCCGGCGCGCCGCAAACGGTTTCCATCGACGGCGAGCTGCGGCTGGTGGAGCGCCCCATTCGCGTGGATCCTGCGTTCTTCACCCTGTTCGATTTTCCGGTGCGCGCGGGCGATCCCGCCGCCGGCCTGGCGGATCCGTTTGCCATCGTGCTGACCGAGAGCACGGCGCAGACCCTCTTCGGCACGGCGGATGCCATGGGCCGGGAGCTGATCGTGGGCGAGAATACCTACCACGTGGCCGCGATCCTCGCGCCGTTCCCGGGCCCCTCCCATCTCGAATTCGACGCCGTGTTTTCGATGAAGGAGAATGACGATGAGCGGAATATGCAAAACTGGGGGTCCAACTGGCTCGTCACCTACCTCCGGCTCGCCGAAGGCGCCTCCGCCTCCGATCTCGACAGCAAGCTGCCCGAGTTCACGCTGAACCACATGGGCGAGGAGCGCAGCCAGGCGTACGAACTCTACCTCCAGCCCCTGCTCGACGTCCACCTCGGGTCGGCGCACATGACGCACGATTACCGGAACTGGCGCAAGTTCGATCGGCGCTACGTGTACATGTTCGCGTTGCTGGGCGGATTTCTGCTCGTGGTGGCCGGCATCAATTTCATGAACCTGACGACGGCCCGCTCGGCGGCCCGCGCGAAGGAAGTGGGCGTGCGCAAGGCAATCGGTGCGCGACGAACGGAGCTGGCGTCGCAATTTCTGAGCGAATCGCTGGTGATGGCTTTCGCCTCGCTCGTCCTGGCCGTCGGTCTGGCGATGCTCGCGCTGCCGTTCGTGAACCAGCTCAGCCAGCGCGACATCCCCTTCACGGCCCTGTTCGCCTGGCCGCTGCCGGTCTGGCTTCTCGGCGCGACGCTGGGCTTCGGCCTGCTGGCCGGCGTCTACCCCGCGTTCGTCCTCTCGGCGTTCCGCCCCGTGCTCGCCCTGAAAGGCGCAACGAGCCGCTCGGGCCGTAAAACGCCCTTCCGAAACGTGCTCGTCGTGTTTCAATTCGCGATCGCCATGGCGCTCATCGTGGGCACCGTGCTGACCGTGCGCCAGTTCCGCTATATGCAGCAGCGCGACATCGGCTTCAACAAGGAGCACGTGCTGGTCGTCCCGATGAGCCGGATGGCCAATACGCACTACGAGGCGCTGAAGCAGACGCTCCTCGCCGCCCCGGGCGTGCTGGGCGTCACGGCGTCGAACCAGCGCCTCGGCAACAACCTGCACCAGTGGGGTACGCGCGCCGAGACGGAAGCCGGGGAAACCATCGGCTTGAGCATTTCCAACATCGTCGTGGATTACAACTACCTCGACTTTTAC
This window encodes:
- a CDS encoding FtsX-like permease family protein, which codes for MLLTNYFKLALRSIRNHPGSALLNLVGLAMSMAAALVILLFVRHELSFDTFHEDAPRIYRLNEIQSFTGITPQHVALSMYPMGPALMEDYPEVESFARIAGAPQTVSIDGELRLVERPIRVDPAFFTLFDFPVRAGDPAAGLADPFAIVLTESTAQTLFGTADAMGRELIVGENTYHVAAILAPFPGPSHLEFDAVFSMKENDDERNMQNWGSNWLVTYLRLAEGASASDLDSKLPEFTLNHMGEERSQAYELYLQPLLDVHLGSAHMTHDYRNWRKFDRRYVYMFALLGGFLLVVAGINFMNLTTARSAARAKEVGVRKAIGARRTELASQFLSESLVMAFASLVLAVGLAMLALPFVNQLSQRDIPFTALFAWPLPVWLLGATLGFGLLAGVYPAFVLSAFRPVLALKGATSRSGRKTPFRNVLVVFQFAIAMALIVGTVLTVRQFRYMQQRDIGFNKEHVLVVPMSRMANTHYEALKQTLLAAPGVLGVTASNQRLGNNLHQWGTRAETEAGETIGLSISNIVVDYNYLDFYGMDLKEGRWFSEERGTDLGRARVVNEAMVAEMGWTHPLGMRIGFGGDDTLGTVIGVARDFNFNSLHNKVEPLAMSVQDFGYDEASIRIDPAMAREAITAVERIWTASVTDRPFDYSFLDEHLSELYRTDQQVSEVVAIVAGFAIFIACLGLFGLAAVTTEQRTKEIGIRKALGATIPQLLMLLSKEYLRLVAVAFVIASPIAFVLMRSWLAEYPYRIDIGFGVFVLAGVLTLVIALGTISYRSLAAARSNPVDTLRYE